In Marinitoga litoralis, a genomic segment contains:
- the rpe gene encoding ribulose-phosphate 3-epimerase, with the protein MEMKIYPSILAADFSKLGDDIRNVENNIDGIHLDVMDGVFVPNISFGTPIIESVRKITDKYLDAHLMIVEPDRYLENFAKMGVNGITVHYEAVTHLNRVVNKIKELGCNAGVSLNPHTPIFLLEEILPFLDRILIMSVNPGFTGQKFIPETLNKIKKLKKIIDEKNLNVVIEVDGGVGIKNIKELYEAGAREFVVGAGIFHQENPSEAAKKLREVVK; encoded by the coding sequence ATGGAAATGAAAATTTACCCTTCAATATTAGCTGCAGATTTTTCTAAATTAGGCGATGATATAAGAAATGTAGAAAATAACATAGATGGTATTCACCTTGATGTTATGGATGGAGTTTTTGTACCGAATATTTCATTTGGTACTCCAATAATCGAATCTGTTAGAAAAATAACAGATAAATATTTGGATGCTCATTTAATGATTGTTGAACCTGATAGATATTTAGAAAATTTTGCTAAAATGGGTGTGAATGGTATAACTGTTCACTATGAAGCAGTTACACATTTAAATAGAGTAGTAAATAAAATTAAAGAATTAGGTTGTAATGCTGGAGTTTCTTTAAATCCTCATACGCCAATTTTCTTATTAGAAGAGATATTACCTTTCTTAGATAGAATATTAATTATGAGTGTTAACCCTGGCTTTACTGGTCAAAAATTCATTCCTGAAACTTTAAATAAAATAAAAAAATTAAAGAAGATAATCGATGAAAAAAATTTAAATGTTGTAATTGAGGTTGACGGTGGAGTCGGTATTAAAAATATTAAAGAATTATATGAAGCAGGGGCTAGAGAATTTGTTGTTGGAGCAGGGATTTTTCATCAAGAAAATCCATCTGAAGCTGCAAAAAAATTAAGAGAGGTTGTAAAATGA
- the rdgB gene encoding RdgB/HAM1 family non-canonical purine NTP pyrophosphatase — translation MIIYLATNNKHKLEEVNEIKPNGFQIKGIFEILKNFEVNEDGKTFIENSIKKAIETARVLRSPVIADDSGLEIDILNGFPGVYSARFMENKPYTEKMKFILKKLENVPFEKRTARFVCAATYYNPKNNLLFSVEGEVKGYISYSILGKKGFGYDPIFIPEGETLTFGQLGQDVKNKISHRKRAFNKLFSLLLNIPKLEIIS, via the coding sequence ATGATTATTTATCTTGCTACTAATAATAAGCATAAATTAGAGGAAGTTAATGAAATAAAACCGAATGGATTTCAAATAAAAGGTATCTTTGAAATCCTAAAAAACTTTGAGGTTAATGAAGATGGAAAAACCTTTATAGAAAACTCCATCAAAAAAGCTATTGAAACCGCAAGGGTTTTAAGATCTCCTGTTATTGCAGATGATTCTGGATTAGAAATAGATATTTTAAATGGATTCCCCGGAGTTTATTCTGCAAGGTTTATGGAAAATAAACCTTATACTGAAAAAATGAAATTTATTTTAAAAAAATTAGAAAACGTACCTTTTGAAAAAAGAACAGCAAGATTTGTTTGTGCTGCCACATATTATAATCCAAAAAATAATCTTTTATTTTCTGTAGAAGGTGAAGTAAAAGGATATATTTCATATTCTATTTTAGGGAAAAAAGGGTTTGGATATGATCCTATTTTTATTCCAGAAGGTGAAACATTAACTTTTGGACAATTAGGTCAAGATGTTAAGAATAAAATTAGCCATAGAAAGCGTGCTTTCAACAAACTTTTCTCATTATTGCTCAATATTCCTAAATTAGAAATAATTTCTTAA
- a CDS encoding alpha-amylase family glycosyl hydrolase yields MRNLRNVYDYLKSNIDKGKTNYAIPKRWMPNDYEGNVVLKGRTFVVNPYEYFTKIIESIMKNDDKDYSKPLSFTTNEKTTDWLKKSIIYSAHVRMTAAYKHDANAVYFKPDDDLGYRESGTFLKMIALLPYLKQFNIDAIYLLPITKSSNKFKKGEVGSPYAVKSFHHVEDDYHDPLLEGFNSDQEFSAFVEAAHMLGIRVILDFIPRTAARDNNLILEHPDWFYWIDIKELSSYKPPMIESLDFEQPSSDNLPILYSHPEVKKHLKKFRWAPNITDPQKWENFVKENKDNPDFLEEIVKEFKIITVPGFSDWINDPQPTWDDVTFLRLFMSHPLESEKYLENPSEQPPYVLFDVVKSSKFPGKERNEELWDMISNIMPYFQKNYGIDGARLDMGHALPKELEHRIISSAKNYDPSFGIIAEELAMDNHLKAKLSGYDAILGNTWWSEPRHKESWFIKTVRDIMPKLEVPSFATAETPDSPRAVTRDGEELFTKLAAVVNTFMPNGITVINSGSEIFEKQPMNLGLDFEKPEEERYKYLKPTDQFYGKLAFFDYYALHWDVDKHMVNLLKALGKIKKDHVDLITKINNYRYTEHMEKVFSIFYWDGTKGLLIPVNLNFDKAVNFGFDLGYHTWRGNHKISLLLENYRRCDFKWDEGAWLNINLNPGEAKIYLVE; encoded by the coding sequence ATGAGAAATTTAAGAAATGTATATGATTATTTAAAGAGTAATATTGATAAAGGTAAAACAAATTATGCAATACCAAAAAGATGGATGCCAAATGATTATGAAGGAAATGTGGTTTTAAAAGGTAGAACTTTTGTTGTAAATCCGTATGAATATTTTACTAAGATTATTGAAAGTATTATGAAAAATGACGATAAAGATTATTCTAAACCATTATCTTTTACAACAAATGAAAAAACAACAGATTGGTTAAAAAAATCTATAATATACAGTGCTCATGTAAGAATGACGGCTGCATATAAGCATGATGCAAATGCGGTTTACTTTAAGCCGGATGATGATTTAGGTTATAGAGAAAGCGGAACATTCTTAAAAATGATTGCATTATTACCTTATTTAAAGCAATTTAATATTGATGCTATTTATTTATTACCTATTACAAAGTCAAGTAATAAATTTAAAAAAGGGGAAGTTGGATCCCCATATGCTGTAAAAAGCTTCCATCATGTTGAAGATGATTATCATGATCCATTGTTGGAAGGTTTTAATTCAGATCAAGAATTTTCTGCATTTGTAGAAGCAGCCCATATGTTGGGTATAAGAGTAATTCTTGATTTTATTCCAAGGACAGCAGCAAGGGATAATAATTTAATTTTAGAACATCCAGATTGGTTCTATTGGATTGATATAAAAGAATTATCATCATATAAACCTCCAATGATAGAATCATTGGATTTTGAACAACCATCATCAGATAATTTGCCTATATTATATTCTCACCCAGAAGTAAAGAAACATTTGAAAAAATTTAGATGGGCACCTAATATTACAGACCCTCAAAAATGGGAAAATTTTGTAAAAGAGAATAAAGACAATCCAGATTTTTTAGAAGAAATAGTAAAAGAATTTAAAATAATAACTGTGCCCGGATTTTCCGATTGGATAAACGATCCTCAACCAACATGGGATGATGTTACTTTCTTAAGATTGTTTATGTCTCATCCATTAGAATCTGAAAAATATTTAGAAAATCCATCAGAACAACCACCATATGTTTTATTTGATGTTGTAAAATCAAGTAAATTCCCTGGAAAAGAAAGAAATGAAGAATTATGGGATATGATATCAAATATAATGCCATATTTCCAAAAGAATTATGGAATAGATGGAGCTAGACTAGATATGGGACACGCTTTACCAAAAGAGTTAGAACATAGAATTATATCAAGTGCCAAAAATTATGATCCATCTTTTGGTATAATAGCTGAAGAATTAGCTATGGATAATCATTTAAAAGCAAAATTAAGTGGATATGATGCTATACTTGGAAATACATGGTGGAGTGAACCTAGACACAAAGAAAGCTGGTTTATTAAAACTGTAAGAGATATAATGCCAAAATTAGAAGTTCCATCATTTGCTACTGCAGAAACACCTGATTCTCCTAGAGCTGTCACAAGAGATGGTGAAGAATTATTTACTAAATTAGCTGCTGTAGTAAATACATTTATGCCAAACGGAATAACAGTAATTAATTCTGGAAGTGAAATTTTTGAAAAACAACCAATGAATTTAGGTCTTGACTTTGAAAAACCAGAAGAAGAAAGATATAAATATTTAAAACCAACAGATCAATTCTATGGCAAATTAGCATTTTTTGATTATTATGCATTACATTGGGACGTAGATAAACATATGGTAAATCTTCTAAAAGCTTTAGGGAAAATAAAAAAGGATCATGTAGATTTAATAACTAAAATTAATAATTACAGATATACAGAACATATGGAAAAAGTATTTTCTATATTCTATTGGGATGGAACAAAAGGATTATTAATACCAGTTAACTTAAATTTTGATAAAGCTGTAAATTTTGGATTTGATTTAGGATACCATACTTGGAGAGGAAATCATAAGATAAGTTTATTACTTGAAAATTATAGAAGATGTGATTTTAAATGGGATGAAGGAGCTTGGTTAAATATTAATTTAAATCCAGGTGAAGCAAAAATATATTTGGTTGAATAA
- the ffh gene encoding signal recognition particle protein, with product MFENLQKKLSSAFKTLKGQGKLSEKNIKDAVKAVKMSLLEADVNYKVVKEFVEKVKEKALGKEVLESLTPDQEFIRIVKNELIELMGGNEKPKLNISKRPGYIMLVGLQGSGKTTHAAKLANYFKKQGKSPLLVAADTYRPAAIDQLVQLGEQIGVPVFTGDKKNAVKIVKEAMEYAEKLLHDIVILDTAGRLHIDEQMMAELEEIKKIAQPEEVLMVVDAMIGQDAVNSAQEFNNRLELDGFIVTKLDGDARGGVIISIRQITQKPIKFVGVGEKVDDLELFYPERYASRILGMGDVLSLIEKVESEIDKDKAEEAANKFLEGKFDFNDFLDQIKQLRKLGPLSKILEMIPGVPKEGIDLNKSEAELKKIEAIINSMTKEERKKPRILNYSRKQRIAKGSGTTLQDINKLIKSYEQMKKMMKQVKKMKNKKSLFGKMPFGM from the coding sequence ATGTTTGAGAATTTACAAAAAAAATTGTCTTCTGCTTTTAAAACATTAAAAGGACAAGGTAAATTATCTGAAAAAAATATAAAAGATGCTGTTAAAGCAGTTAAAATGTCATTATTAGAAGCAGATGTAAATTATAAGGTTGTTAAAGAATTTGTAGAAAAAGTTAAGGAAAAGGCTTTAGGAAAAGAAGTTTTAGAAAGTTTGACTCCTGATCAAGAGTTTATAAGAATTGTAAAAAACGAATTAATTGAATTGATGGGTGGAAATGAGAAACCAAAACTTAATATTTCTAAAAGACCTGGATATATTATGTTAGTAGGTCTTCAAGGTAGTGGTAAAACTACTCACGCAGCAAAATTAGCAAACTATTTTAAAAAACAAGGCAAATCCCCTTTACTTGTTGCTGCTGATACATATAGACCTGCAGCTATAGATCAACTTGTGCAACTAGGTGAACAAATAGGTGTCCCTGTTTTTACTGGCGATAAGAAAAATGCAGTTAAAATTGTAAAAGAAGCTATGGAATATGCTGAAAAACTACTACATGATATTGTAATATTAGATACTGCTGGAAGATTGCACATCGATGAACAAATGATGGCAGAATTAGAAGAAATCAAAAAAATTGCACAACCAGAAGAAGTATTGATGGTTGTAGATGCTATGATAGGTCAAGATGCTGTTAATTCTGCACAAGAATTTAATAATAGACTTGAATTAGATGGGTTTATTGTTACTAAGTTAGATGGTGACGCACGTGGTGGGGTTATTATTTCTATTAGACAAATAACTCAAAAACCAATAAAATTTGTTGGTGTTGGCGAAAAAGTTGATGATTTAGAATTATTTTATCCAGAAAGATATGCAAGTAGAATATTAGGAATGGGTGACGTATTATCCTTAATTGAAAAAGTTGAAAGTGAAATTGATAAAGATAAAGCTGAAGAAGCTGCAAATAAATTCCTTGAAGGTAAATTTGATTTTAATGACTTTTTAGATCAAATAAAACAACTAAGAAAATTAGGTCCATTATCTAAAATATTAGAAATGATACCTGGAGTTCCTAAAGAAGGTATTGATTTAAACAAAAGTGAAGCAGAATTGAAAAAAATTGAAGCTATAATTAATTCTATGACCAAAGAGGAAAGAAAAAAGCCTAGAATATTAAATTATTCAAGAAAGCAAAGAATTGCAAAAGGTAGTGGAACAACTCTTCAAGATATTAATAAATTGATTAAGTCATACGAACAAATGAAGAAAATGATGAAACAAGTTAAAAAAATGAAAAATAAAAAATCTTTGTTTGGAAAAATGCCGTTTGGAATGTGA
- the rpsP gene encoding 30S ribosomal protein S16, which yields MVKIRLNRMGRRHRPFYRIVVVDSREKRSGKYIESLGFYDPLKENDTFNVDVEKAVEWILKGAQPTDTARNILSKAGVMKKVHEIKFEKKD from the coding sequence ATGGTAAAAATAAGATTAAACAGAATGGGAAGAAGACACAGACCTTTTTACAGGATTGTAGTTGTAGATTCAAGAGAAAAAAGAAGTGGTAAATACATAGAATCATTAGGTTTCTATGATCCACTAAAAGAAAATGATACATTCAATGTAGATGTTGAAAAAGCTGTAGAATGGATTTTAAAAGGAGCTCAACCAACAGATACCGCTAGAAACATTTTATCAAAAGCAGGAGTTATGAAAAAAGTTCACGAAATAAAATTCGAAAAGAAAGACTAA
- a CDS encoding KH domain-containing protein: protein MKELLESIIKGIVKNPDKVKISEEKNEDEIIFEIHVDPEDVGQIIGKDGRTIKSINTLLTAAKKNENTKFLLKVIR, encoded by the coding sequence ATGAAAGAATTATTAGAAAGTATTATAAAAGGAATTGTAAAGAATCCTGATAAAGTAAAAATTTCAGAAGAAAAAAATGAAGACGAAATTATTTTCGAAATTCATGTAGATCCAGAAGATGTTGGACAAATAATTGGTAAAGATGGTAGAACAATAAAATCAATAAATACATTATTAACCGCAGCTAAAAAGAATGAAAATACAAAATTTCTTTTAAAGGTAATTAGGTGA
- the rimM gene encoding ribosome maturation factor RimM (Essential for efficient processing of 16S rRNA): MKRLEDLLKDKVAIGKISNTHGLGGELKLFPYTNEKKIFNNLTDVLLYNPKTKRFLYAKLDSIRKADKIYIISISGVENISSAQRYKDFIVYIPKEKLPILDNSEFYYFELLEKEVLYEDGESVGKIVDILETGANEVLIIEKQIDRFNKEEILYPLIKENLIKFTKEDDNIVVKRLEWYEDDTEDRD; encoded by the coding sequence ATGAAGAGGTTAGAAGACCTCTTAAAAGATAAGGTAGCGATTGGAAAAATTTCAAATACACATGGTTTAGGCGGGGAATTGAAATTATTCCCATATACTAATGAAAAGAAAATTTTTAATAATTTAACTGATGTTTTATTGTATAACCCAAAAACAAAAAGATTTTTATATGCAAAACTAGACTCTATTAGAAAAGCTGATAAAATATATATCATTAGTATTTCCGGTGTTGAAAATATATCTTCAGCCCAACGCTACAAAGATTTTATTGTTTATATACCAAAAGAAAAATTACCTATATTAGATAATTCTGAATTCTATTATTTCGAATTACTCGAAAAAGAAGTTCTATATGAAGACGGAGAATCTGTTGGAAAAATAGTTGATATTTTAGAAACTGGTGCAAACGAAGTTTTAATTATAGAAAAACAGATTGATAGATTCAACAAAGAAGAAATACTTTATCCATTAATAAAAGAAAATTTAATCAAATTTACTAAAGAAGATGATAACATAGTAGTAAAAAGATTGGAATGGTATGAAGATGACACAGAAGATAGAGATTGA
- the trmD gene encoding tRNA (guanosine(37)-N1)-methyltransferase TrmD has translation MKMTQKIEIDVVTIFPRMFEAITKYGVLSRAVQNNIVSFTAHDLRDYTKDKHKVTDLYAYGGGPGMVMKPEPFFEFYDNYVQTKNKKPYVILTSPQGKRFDSTDAERLSKQENLVFFCGRYEGIDERVMTLVDEEFSIGDFVVTGGELPSMLMIDAICRFVPGVVGDIESVKNDSFYNSLLDHPHYTKPREFRGLKVPEVLLSGNHEKINEYRKRESIIRTILKRPDLFIKHDLDEFEKKVIVNIIRELISSEK, from the coding sequence ATGAAGATGACACAGAAGATAGAGATTGACGTCGTTACTATATTCCCAAGAATGTTTGAAGCTATTACAAAATACGGTGTTTTATCAAGAGCCGTACAAAATAATATAGTATCATTTACCGCTCATGATTTAAGAGATTACACTAAGGATAAGCATAAAGTTACAGACTTATATGCATATGGCGGCGGCCCTGGTATGGTAATGAAACCAGAACCATTCTTTGAATTTTATGATAATTATGTTCAAACAAAAAATAAAAAACCATATGTAATATTAACTTCTCCTCAAGGAAAACGCTTTGACTCTACAGATGCAGAAAGACTATCTAAACAAGAAAATCTAGTATTTTTTTGTGGAAGATATGAAGGCATTGACGAAAGAGTTATGACATTAGTTGATGAAGAATTTTCAATAGGAGATTTTGTAGTAACTGGTGGAGAATTACCTTCAATGTTAATGATAGATGCTATTTGTAGATTTGTTCCTGGCGTAGTTGGAGATATTGAAAGTGTGAAAAATGATTCTTTTTACAATTCACTATTAGATCATCCACATTATACCAAACCAAGAGAATTTAGAGGATTAAAAGTTCCTGAAGTTCTTTTGAGTGGAAATCACGAAAAAATTAATGAATATAGAAAAAGAGAAAGTATTATTAGAACAATATTAAAACGTCCAGATTTATTCATAAAACACGACTTAGATGAATTTGAAAAGAAAGTCATTGTTAATATTATCAGGGAGCTGATATCAAGTGAGAAATAA
- a CDS encoding RNA methyltransferase encodes MRNNVYIALIHYPILGREGQIISTAITNLDIHDISRSARTYNIKNYYIVSNLPAQQQIVKNVLKYWTEGFGKEYNPNRHDALSIARLKPYLEDVIEEIEKIEGKKPKLIFTSAKRRESTLTFKEMSEIIVKNDDPHLILYGTGWGMPEEIRLICDYDLEPIRGNAEFNHLSVRAAVAISLDRLFGEN; translated from the coding sequence GTGAGAAATAATGTATATATAGCTTTAATTCATTATCCTATTTTAGGTAGGGAAGGTCAAATAATATCTACAGCTATCACTAATCTAGATATTCATGATATTTCGAGATCAGCTAGAACTTATAATATAAAAAACTATTATATTGTATCCAATCTCCCTGCTCAACAACAAATAGTGAAAAATGTTTTAAAATATTGGACTGAAGGTTTTGGTAAAGAATACAATCCTAATAGACATGATGCATTATCTATTGCCAGATTAAAACCATATTTAGAAGATGTTATAGAAGAAATTGAAAAAATTGAAGGTAAAAAACCTAAACTTATATTTACATCTGCAAAAAGAAGAGAATCAACTTTAACTTTTAAAGAAATGAGTGAAATAATTGTAAAAAATGATGACCCACATTTAATCTTATATGGTACTGGTTGGGGTATGCCAGAAGAAATAAGATTAATTTGTGACTATGATTTAGAACCTATCAGAGGAAATGCTGAGTTTAATCACTTATCAGTTAGAGCGGCAGTTGCTATTTCTTTAGATAGGTTATTTGGTGAAAATTAA
- the rplS gene encoding 50S ribosomal protein L19 translates to MDQYIRAIEKEYMREDIPEFRPGDTVRVYVKVVEGGRERVQAYEGIVIKIRGGGLGKTFTVRRIGANGVGVERIFPIHSPAIEKIEVVRKGKVRRAKLYYLRNVKGKIKIKERRD, encoded by the coding sequence ATGGATCAATATATCAGAGCCATTGAAAAAGAATATATGAGAGAAGATATTCCAGAATTCAGACCTGGTGACACAGTAAGAGTTTATGTAAAAGTTGTTGAAGGTGGAAGAGAAAGAGTTCAAGCTTACGAAGGAATAGTTATAAAAATCAGAGGTGGCGGTTTAGGAAAAACTTTCACAGTTAGAAGAATTGGAGCAAATGGTGTTGGAGTTGAAAGAATTTTCCCAATTCACTCACCAGCAATTGAAAAAATCGAAGTTGTAAGAAAAGGTAAAGTAAGAAGAGCAAAATTATATTACTTAAGAAATGTAAAAGGTAAAATTAAGATTAAGGAGAGAAGGGACTGA
- the lepB gene encoding signal peptidase I has protein sequence MSNNIKNKIKKETYEWINALVYAVIFGTIIRLFVFETMMVPTPSMVPTIQVLDRLFIEKVTYDYTKPQLGDIIVFWTPFVDTNAQKQLGAFDKFMDMFAPKKFDGHVKYVKRLVGTPGDTIELIPDEKIWDRIKKEPDFEIPYWLNKIIDYYGDVDKIPQNVKNSVGQLYINGKIPEGFENRYYYIDGIFASKDYYKFMAYPEKYSSDIYRTYNELRKPMFDLGAFRYYNKSLEYTNYYETYLANLDLDNVFIEENNRVKIVLPEGFYFFMGDNTTESFDSRYFGIVPEENIIGRPFLRIWPYNRFGSVK, from the coding sequence TTGTCTAATAATATCAAAAATAAAATTAAAAAAGAGACATACGAATGGATCAATGCCCTCGTATATGCTGTTATTTTTGGTACTATCATAAGATTATTTGTTTTTGAAACAATGATGGTTCCAACACCGTCTATGGTTCCTACCATACAGGTGTTGGACCGTTTATTCATTGAAAAAGTAACTTATGATTATACCAAACCACAATTAGGGGATATTATAGTTTTTTGGACTCCTTTTGTAGACACTAACGCTCAAAAACAATTAGGTGCTTTTGATAAGTTTATGGATATGTTTGCTCCTAAAAAATTTGATGGGCATGTTAAATATGTTAAAAGATTAGTAGGAACTCCTGGAGATACTATTGAATTAATTCCAGATGAAAAAATTTGGGATAGAATTAAAAAGGAACCAGATTTTGAAATACCTTATTGGTTAAATAAAATCATAGATTATTATGGCGATGTTGATAAGATACCTCAAAATGTTAAAAATTCTGTTGGACAATTATATATAAACGGAAAAATCCCAGAAGGATTTGAAAACAGATATTATTATATTGACGGTATTTTTGCTTCTAAAGATTATTATAAATTTATGGCATATCCAGAAAAGTACAGCAGTGATATATATAGAACATATAATGAATTAAGAAAACCTATGTTTGACCTTGGGGCATTTAGATACTACAATAAAAGTTTAGAATACACAAATTATTATGAAACATATTTAGCTAATTTAGATTTAGACAACGTTTTTATCGAAGAAAATAATAGAGTAAAGATCGTTTTACCAGAAGGCTTTTATTTCTTTATGGGAGATAATACTACAGAAAGTTTTGACAGTAGATATTTTGGTATAGTCCCAGAAGAAAATATTATAGGAAGACCTTTTTTAAGAATTTGGCCATATAATAGATTTGGCTCCGTAAAATAA
- the rsmG gene encoding 16S rRNA (guanine(527)-N(7))-methyltransferase RsmG, which translates to MNFLLRLLEKYEIFLNENSYNKLNKFIDLIINYPVNLTAIKDVEEATKSLIIDSIFPFIKYTTLNSNSKFIDIGTGGGIPGIPLSIVFPEINFTLLDSIEKKIKAVSYFKNELNLINVNTFCSRVETFSKENASSFDYATAKAVSRSDILLEYAAPLLKVNGTLFLYKGPTYSEEKKYLRVAAKKIHFDIIDEYNYTLFEKERYFIVLKKVKETPSSFPRKIGMAIKKPLGGM; encoded by the coding sequence ATGAATTTTTTATTGAGACTTCTTGAAAAATATGAAATTTTTTTGAACGAAAATTCATATAACAAGCTGAATAAGTTTATTGATTTAATAATAAATTACCCTGTTAACCTAACTGCAATAAAAGATGTAGAAGAAGCTACTAAATCTTTAATTATTGACAGTATATTCCCTTTTATCAAATATACAACATTAAATTCAAATTCAAAATTCATTGATATTGGTACCGGTGGCGGAATACCTGGTATCCCTTTGTCAATAGTTTTTCCAGAAATTAATTTCACATTACTCGATAGCATTGAGAAAAAAATCAAAGCAGTTTCATATTTCAAAAATGAATTAAATTTAATAAACGTAAATACTTTTTGTAGTCGTGTGGAAACATTCTCAAAAGAAAATGCAAGTTCTTTTGATTATGCAACTGCAAAAGCAGTTTCAAGAAGTGATATATTATTAGAATACGCTGCTCCTTTATTAAAAGTTAATGGAACTTTATTCTTATACAAAGGACCTACATATAGTGAAGAAAAAAAATATTTGAGAGTTGCTGCTAAAAAAATACATTTTGATATTATAGACGAGTATAATTATACATTATTTGAAAAAGAAAGATATTTTATTGTTCTAAAAAAAGTTAAAGAAACTCCTTCTTCTTTTCCAAGAAAAATTGGAATGGCTATAAAAAAACCACTAGGAGGTATGTAA
- a CDS encoding lipoate--protein ligase family protein: MIRLIIDTYHMGSWNMACDLAISKHVGKKLQPTTIRLYGWSLPTLSLGRFQKLEDIDINYLKNNNIDIVRRPTGGRAVLHHKEITYLFSAQTNHPLLPNNVIGSYKVIAEALIKSLEKINIKCDVEKNKNKHLNTPACYDSPSIYEITIDKKKFIGSAQYRNDQYVLQHGAIPIQFPLENYANSFKMEKEKKERLYNHLKNKVIDIKSVLNKEISIEEMSEAFISGFSEVFNEDVFIGELSDSEYELTKKLIDRFEIDLDSIT, translated from the coding sequence ATGATACGTCTTATTATTGATACATATCATATGGGTTCATGGAACATGGCTTGTGATTTAGCTATATCTAAACATGTTGGTAAAAAATTACAACCTACAACTATCAGATTATATGGATGGTCTTTACCCACATTATCATTAGGTAGATTTCAAAAATTGGAAGATATAGATATTAATTACTTAAAAAATAATAATATTGATATAGTAAGAAGACCTACAGGGGGAAGAGCTGTTTTGCATCATAAGGAGATAACTTATCTTTTTTCTGCACAAACAAATCATCCATTATTACCAAATAATGTTATAGGTAGTTATAAAGTAATAGCAGAGGCTTTAATAAAAAGTTTGGAAAAAATAAACATTAAATGCGATGTGGAGAAAAATAAAAATAAACATTTAAATACTCCCGCATGTTATGACTCACCTTCTATATATGAAATAACAATTGATAAGAAAAAATTTATTGGTAGTGCTCAATATAGAAATGACCAATATGTATTACAACATGGAGCAATACCTATACAATTCCCATTAGAAAACTATGCGAATTCATTCAAAATGGAAAAAGAGAAAAAAGAAAGATTATATAATCATTTAAAAAATAAAGTTATTGATATAAAATCTGTATTAAACAAAGAAATAAGTATAGAAGAAATGTCTGAAGCTTTTATTTCTGGATTCTCTGAAGTGTTTAACGAAGATGTTTTTATTGGTGAATTGTCTGATTCAGAATATGAATTAACAAAAAAACTTATTGATAGATTCGAAATAGATTTAGATTCAATTACATAA